DNA from Helicobacter pylori:
GGTTTAAGCCTTTTTTACCATACCTGTCGTATAAGGCCCGCTTCTTTTCATCGCTTAGCACCCCATAGGCTTCATTGATGAGCTTGAATTTTTCTTCGGCTTCTTTATCGCCGGCGTTTCGGTCCGGGTGGTATTTTAAAGCCAGCTTTCTGTAAGACTTTTTAATGGTCTCTTGGTTGCTGTGTTTTTCCACTTCTAAAATTTCATAATAACTCAATTCCACGATCGCTCCAAAAATGGCATCAAAACGCTTATTCTATCTTAAAAGCGATAATTTTGCGTGTTTTGGTGCATGCCAAAACTTAGATAAAATAATACGATGAAATCATAATAATAAAGACAACCCCATGAGATTTTTTTGCCTTTTCTTATTTTCTCTAACCTTTTCAAACGCGCAGATAATGATGACCTTTGATTCCCAAACTAACGCCAAACTTTCGCGCTCTAACGAACAGCTTTCTGACATGCTCTATAAACTCAATGAAAGTTTAAGAATCTATCAAAACGTGCTTTCTAACAACCAGGATCAACTTAAAGAAATCAAAAAGGCTAACAACACCCTGAATAGCCAAAGGCGTTTTTTTAACGCCAGCCAGATCCGCCTTATGGACACTGATGCGTTATTGAAACAAAGCGCTTTGGAATTAGAAAAATTACAAGCTTTAGAAAAACGCTTAAAAGAGAAAATGAATCAAGAACGCTCAATAGAAGAATCTCAAGTGCTTTTTTTGCAAGAGCATTGCCCTTATTTGAGCGGCGTTAAGAATTTAGAAGAAGCGTCAAACGCTTTAGAAGTCCAAGAAAAAAACAACGCCCTTTTCTTACTCAAAGAGCCTAAACTCGCCCAATTGCTCTCGCAATTGGATTTGATGAGCGCTTTAAACGCCTTATGCGATCAGGTTTTAGAAAATGAAATACAGGATCAACAATCCCATAACAAAACCCTAGAATACAACGCCCTCATGAACCATGATTTTCAAGCCTATAAAGCCATGCGTTTGAAAAAATTTAAAAACAAGCTTCAAAGCCAAATCCAAGCTAAAGAAGACGCCCTAAAAACCTTTTTACCCCTAGAAAAACGCCTAGAAACTTTAAAATCGCGCTTTTTATGCGACAAAGAAAACCTCAAATCATGCGCTAACCAATTACAGCAACGCTACCAAAACGCCCTAATAGAGCGAGATAAGGAATTAAAAAACGCTAAAAACAACAAAGAAAAGCATGCTTTAATCTTAGCCAATTACGAACACACTTTAAAAACCTTGAATATAGAATTTTTAAGCGAATTGAGTGAGCAAATGGCGTTTTTGAATGAAACCATGGCGTTAAACGCCCAAGTTTTAGCCCTTTTAGCCAAACAGCATGCCAAAACGCCAAAGCCTTCCAATTTGAGCGGCGATTTGAGCGATAAAAAGGCTTCCATTAAAAGTATCCGCCTAGATCCGCATGGATTCCCTAGCTTTGAAAATTTTAAGCGGGAGTGAGTTAAAAAAGCGATCAATCAGGCTATGAGCGCAAAAAGCCCTAAACGATCACGCCTCCGCCAAGCAAGATGTCATCTTGATAAACCACTAAAGCTTGCCCTTTAGCCACGCCATAAAAAGGCTCTTTAAACTCCACTTCAATCATTTGATCTTTCAGGCTCACAAACGCTTTAGCAGGCACGCTCCTGTAACGAGCCTTGATAAAATATTCGCCACTTTTAAAATCTTTCATCAAAGACTTGTTTTTAGCCTTAAGCGAATGCGTGGCTAAATCTTCTTTTTTGCCCACGACTAGCTCGTTCTTTTTAGCGTCAATCCCCACCACAAAATGCGGTTCTAACGCCCCCTTAATGTTAAAGCCTTTGCGTTTGCCAATCGTGTATTGCATATAGCCTTTATGCGTGCCAATGATTTCGCCTTGTAAATTCTTCACCACGCCCTCTTTTTCCACTTCAACATGCTTTTTTAAAGTGTCAATGTAGCTTTTTTCCACAAAGCAGATTTCTTGAGATTCCTTATAAGTCTCTAGAGTGCCTAAAAAAGGCATCGCATTCAAGGCTAAAGGCTTAATATCCTTTTTTAACAAATCCCCTAAAGGGAACACCAATCTAGCGATGACTTCATGCTCTAAAGCGTATAAAAAATAGCTCTGATCTTTAGTTTTATCCACAGCTTCTTGAATATAGCTTACCTTGTCAATTTCTTTGACTCTCGCATAATGCCCGGTAGCGATCTTTTCACACCCTAATTTTAAAGCGTGATCTAAAGCTAATCCAAACTTCATTAAAGGGTTGCACAACGCGCATGGGTTAGGGGTTTGCCCCTCTTCATAAGCGCTGATAAATTCATCATAAACCGCGCTTTTAAAATCCTTTTGAAAATCCAACACCTCTAAAGGGATGCCTAAAAACTCGCACGCTTTTTGAGCGTTTTTGATGTATAAATCATGCTTTTTTTCACTCGCATGGAGTTTTAAATAAATCCCCACTAATTCATGCCCTTGCTCTTTTAAGCTATAAGCGCTATAAGAGCTATCCACCCCCCCACTGAGTAATACCGCTATTTTCATTTTTGTATCTTTCATTATTAGTATGTGGCTTGTAGTCTAGCGCAAAAACCATTCATAACTACCCTT
Protein-coding regions in this window:
- the mnmA gene encoding tRNA 2-thiouridine(34) synthase MnmA; the encoded protein is MKIAVLLSGGVDSSYSAYSLKEQGHELVGIYLKLHASEKKHDLYIKNAQKACEFLGIPLEVLDFQKDFKSAVYDEFISAYEEGQTPNPCALCNPLMKFGLALDHALKLGCEKIATGHYARVKEIDKVSYIQEAVDKTKDQSYFLYALEHEVIARLVFPLGDLLKKDIKPLALNAMPFLGTLETYKESQEICFVEKSYIDTLKKHVEVEKEGVVKNLQGEIIGTHKGYMQYTIGKRKGFNIKGALEPHFVVGIDAKKNELVVGKKEDLATHSLKAKNKSLMKDFKSGEYFIKARYRSVPAKAFVSLKDQMIEVEFKEPFYGVAKGQALVVYQDDILLGGGVIV